The following proteins come from a genomic window of Fontisubflavum oceani:
- the choW gene encoding choline ABC transporter permease subunit: protein MMLDWIEDNKIPVGRIAGDAFDWLQEHGALFFDGLSILLEAMIDAILAILQDPLDISWATGAERYQPLYNPDLHPFLIIAIFTWLAWYIHRRWQVPALIFLGFLFILNQGYWEETTESLTLVLSACVVCMAVGVPIGIAAAHRPRLYQFMRPVLDLMQTLPTFVYLIPAIVFFGIGMVPGLIATVIFVLPAPIRLTHLGISSTPQPLIEAAEAFGATPRQKLWKVELPYALPQIMAGLNQTIMLSLSMVVIAALVGADGLGVPVVRALNSVNTSLGFESGFIIVVVAIMLDRMLRVERK from the coding sequence ATGATGCTAGACTGGATAGAAGACAATAAGATTCCTGTGGGTCGGATCGCGGGCGACGCCTTCGATTGGCTGCAGGAACACGGCGCACTGTTTTTCGACGGGCTGTCGATTTTGCTTGAGGCGATGATCGACGCGATCCTCGCGATCCTGCAAGACCCGCTCGACATCTCTTGGGCCACCGGGGCTGAACGCTATCAACCGCTTTACAACCCCGATCTGCACCCGTTTCTGATCATCGCGATTTTCACCTGGCTGGCCTGGTATATTCATCGCCGCTGGCAAGTCCCTGCACTTATTTTCTTGGGCTTTCTCTTCATTCTGAACCAAGGCTATTGGGAAGAAACCACCGAAAGCCTCACCCTTGTCCTCTCGGCCTGCGTGGTCTGCATGGCCGTGGGTGTGCCGATTGGCATTGCCGCGGCCCACCGGCCTCGGCTTTATCAGTTCATGCGACCGGTCCTGGACCTGATGCAGACGCTGCCAACCTTCGTCTACCTGATCCCGGCAATTGTGTTTTTTGGCATCGGCATGGTGCCGGGCCTGATCGCAACGGTGATCTTCGTGCTGCCCGCACCGATCCGGCTGACACATCTGGGCATCTCCTCGACGCCGCAGCCATTGATTGAGGCCGCAGAGGCGTTCGGGGCCACCCCGCGTCAAAAACTCTGGAAAGTCGAGTTGCCTTACGCGCTGCCGCAGATCATGGCTGGTCTGAACCAAACCATCATGCTGTCGCTCTCGATGGTGGTGATCGCGGCGCTGGTTGGGGCAGATGGTCTAGGTGTGCCCGTCGTCCGCGCCCTGAATTCCGTCAACACCTCACTTGGCTTTGAGAGCGGATTTATCATTGTGGTCGTGGCGATCATGCTCGACCGCATGCTGAGGGTGGAACGCAAATGA
- the choV gene encoding choline ABC transporter ATP-binding protein: MSTAVEFDDVSIVFGEKPETALPLMDDGKSRHDVQAETGQVLGVHNCKLNVQEGEILVLMGLSGSGKSTLLRAVNGLNPVVRGTVRVNDGTEMIDVTHANPATLRRMRQTQIAMVFQQFGLLPWRTVRENVGLGLELGGISSVDRKERVDRQLALVGLTDWADRKVGDLSGGMQQRVGLARAFVTDAPILLMDEPFSALDPLIRTRLQNELIELQQTLKRTIIFVSHDLDEAFKLGDRIAIMEGGRIVQCGTPKEIYSDPADDYVADFVAHMNPLGVLCARDVMVPVEGTPTVWVGPDEDIRKVMEIIEGENMPVGVELDGKAIGQVTKDRVLAKLLDPRQA, translated from the coding sequence ATGAGTACCGCTGTTGAATTCGACGATGTTTCCATCGTCTTCGGCGAAAAACCCGAAACCGCTCTGCCATTGATGGATGACGGCAAATCGCGTCATGACGTACAGGCTGAAACCGGCCAAGTTCTTGGCGTCCATAACTGTAAACTCAATGTGCAAGAGGGCGAAATTCTGGTCCTGATGGGCCTCTCCGGCTCGGGGAAATCGACCCTTCTGCGCGCCGTGAACGGGTTGAACCCGGTGGTCCGCGGCACGGTCCGAGTCAACGACGGCACCGAGATGATCGATGTCACGCATGCCAATCCGGCCACACTCCGCCGGATGCGCCAGACGCAGATTGCCATGGTGTTTCAGCAGTTTGGCCTTTTGCCCTGGCGCACTGTGCGGGAAAATGTGGGGCTGGGTCTGGAACTTGGCGGCATTTCATCCGTCGACCGCAAAGAGCGCGTGGATCGGCAATTGGCGCTTGTGGGTCTGACCGATTGGGCCGACCGCAAGGTCGGCGATCTCTCGGGCGGCATGCAGCAGCGCGTGGGTCTCGCCCGCGCCTTTGTCACCGATGCGCCAATTCTTCTGATGGATGAACCCTTCTCGGCGCTGGACCCGCTCATTCGCACGCGCCTGCAGAATGAATTGATTGAGCTGCAACAGACCCTCAAACGCACCATCATCTTCGTCAGCCACGATCTGGACGAGGCCTTCAAACTGGGCGATCGGATCGCGATTATGGAAGGCGGGCGGATCGTGCAATGCGGCACGCCGAAGGAGATCTACTCTGATCCGGCCGACGACTATGTGGCGGACTTCGTCGCCCATATGAACCCGCTTGGCGTGCTGTGTGCCCGCGACGTGATGGTGCCGGTGGAGGGGACACCGACGGTTTGGGTTGGGCCGGATGAAGACATCCGTAAAGTGATGGAGATCATCGAAGGCGAGAATATGCCCGTCGGCGTGGAACTGGACGGCAAAGCCATCGGTCAGGTGACGAAAGACCGTGTCTTGGCCAAGCTTCTCGACCCGCGTCAGGCCTGA
- a CDS encoding alcohol dehydrogenase family protein, which yields MPQPETMKAMVLTGHGDLDAYEWREDWPVPVPGPGQVLIKVAACGLNNTDVNTRSGWYSKAVSDATTGGAYAELAEDDPSWGGAPITFPRIQGADACGQIVAVGDGVDAARIGERVITDNWIRDPEDPENKDKAGYFGSEMNGGFAEYTVIPSTNALAVRSELSDAELATFSCSYSTAEGMLSRAKVGAEDTILVPGASGGVGGALVQLGKRRGARVIAMASEAKHADVATLGPDKILPRAPENLREALAGERITVVADVVGGAYWPHLIDILARGGRYTCSGAIAGPMVELDLRTLYLRDLTFTGSTVIDREVMPNLIRYIEAGEIKPALAATYPLSELRAAQQAFIDKTHTGNIVVIP from the coding sequence ATGCCGCAACCCGAGACAATGAAGGCAATGGTGCTGACCGGTCATGGTGATCTCGACGCTTATGAGTGGCGCGAGGATTGGCCAGTTCCCGTGCCTGGACCCGGTCAGGTGCTGATCAAGGTTGCGGCCTGCGGGCTGAACAATACCGATGTGAATACGCGCTCCGGCTGGTATTCGAAGGCGGTCAGCGACGCCACAACCGGCGGCGCCTATGCAGAGCTTGCCGAGGACGACCCCTCCTGGGGCGGCGCCCCGATCACCTTTCCGCGTATTCAAGGCGCGGATGCCTGTGGCCAGATCGTGGCCGTTGGCGATGGCGTTGACGCGGCGCGCATAGGCGAACGGGTCATCACCGATAATTGGATCCGCGACCCGGAGGACCCAGAGAATAAGGACAAAGCCGGATATTTCGGGTCCGAAATGAATGGTGGCTTTGCTGAATACACAGTCATCCCATCGACCAATGCCCTGGCCGTGCGGTCGGAGTTATCCGATGCCGAGCTGGCGACGTTCAGTTGTTCCTACTCCACAGCCGAGGGGATGCTGAGCCGCGCCAAGGTGGGTGCAGAGGATACCATATTGGTTCCCGGTGCCTCGGGCGGCGTCGGCGGCGCGCTGGTGCAATTGGGCAAACGTCGGGGGGCGCGGGTGATTGCTATGGCATCTGAGGCCAAACACGCAGATGTGGCCACACTGGGCCCCGACAAAATCTTGCCGCGCGCGCCGGAGAACCTCCGCGAAGCGCTTGCGGGGGAGCGTATCACTGTCGTTGCGGATGTGGTTGGCGGGGCCTATTGGCCGCATCTCATCGATATCCTGGCCCGGGGCGGGCGCTATACCTGCTCGGGTGCCATCGCCGGACCAATGGTTGAGTTGGATCTGCGCACCCTCTATTTGCGCGATCTGACCTTCACCGGCTCGACCGTGATCGACCGGGAGGTCATGCCGAACCTGATCCGCTACATCGAAGCGGGGGAGATCAAACCGGCGCTCGCCGCGACCTACCCACTCTCAGAACTTCGCGCGGCGCAGCAGGCCTTTATCGACAAGACCCATACCGGCAATATCGTGGTGATCCCGTGA
- a CDS encoding DUF1801 domain-containing protein, whose protein sequence is MIDPPPTVAAVFAAIPTAPRERIMEMRDLIFAAAEATDTGPLTEMLKWGQPAYLTEATKAGTTIRLGWSEKQPEHCALYVHCQTDLLDRYRARFPSEFTYDGARAVLIPTEGAYPQAALQQVAAMALTYHRDKSKAARP, encoded by the coding sequence GTGATAGATCCGCCGCCGACTGTCGCCGCCGTGTTTGCCGCCATCCCCACAGCACCACGCGAGCGGATCATGGAGATGCGCGACCTGATCTTTGCGGCGGCTGAGGCGACCGATACCGGACCCCTTACTGAAATGCTGAAATGGGGGCAGCCCGCTTATCTGACCGAGGCCACCAAAGCCGGTACGACAATCCGGCTTGGTTGGTCGGAGAAGCAGCCAGAGCATTGCGCGCTTTATGTCCACTGTCAGACCGATCTCTTGGATCGCTATCGCGCGCGCTTTCCAAGCGAGTTCACCTATGACGGCGCGCGCGCTGTCCTGATCCCGACAGAGGGGGCCTATCCGCAAGCGGCACTGCAACAGGTGGCCGCGATGGCGCTGACCTATCATCGGGACAAATCCAAGGCTGCACGGCCATAA
- a CDS encoding DUF2244 domain-containing protein, whose protein sequence is MPVLIETTETGAPEIFGALSHSGHGAPCLRVVLTPYRSLTPDGFVWFIGLTASLISLPLLAVIGTSLFWGLLPFIVAAVAAIWWGLKRSWRDMELYEEVVLWRDLIRLERHEPKRGVKEWEANPYWVRVNLHPRGGPVPNYVTLSGGPREVELGAFLTPGERVALKDQLERALRTT, encoded by the coding sequence ATGCCGGTCCTGATCGAAACCACAGAGACTGGGGCCCCGGAGATATTCGGGGCCCTTTCTCATTCCGGCCACGGCGCGCCATGTCTGCGCGTCGTGTTGACCCCTTATCGCTCGCTCACACCTGATGGGTTCGTCTGGTTCATCGGGCTCACCGCGTCGCTGATTTCGTTGCCGCTTCTGGCGGTCATCGGCACCTCGCTTTTCTGGGGCCTATTACCATTCATAGTTGCGGCAGTGGCGGCGATCTGGTGGGGGCTCAAACGCAGCTGGCGGGACATGGAGCTTTACGAAGAGGTGGTGCTTTGGCGCGATTTGATCCGGCTTGAACGTCATGAGCCGAAACGCGGGGTCAAAGAGTGGGAGGCCAACCCCTATTGGGTGCGCGTGAACCTGCACCCGCGTGGCGGGCCGGTGCCCAATTACGTCACCCTTTCAGGTGGCCCGCGTGAGGTGGAGCTTGGCGCCTTCTTAACCCCCGGTGAACGTGTCGCGCTCAAAGATCAGTTGGAGCGCGCCTTGCGGACAACCTAG
- the ctaD gene encoding cytochrome c oxidase subunit I — MADAAISGHDHERPGFFTRWFMSTNHKDIGILYLFTAGLVGLISVAFTVYMRLELMEPGVQYMCTEGARFLSAAAEAECTPDGHLWNVMITGHGVLMMFFVVIPALFGGFGNYFMPLMIGAPDMAFPRLNNLSYWMYVAGTALAFCAVFVDGGAGPGWTFYPPLSWQDAATSRAVDFAIFAIHVSGASSILGAINFITTFLNMRAPGMTLHKVPLFAWSIFVTAWLLLLALPVLAGAITMLLTDRNFGTTFFDVAGGGDPVLFQHIFWFFGHPEVYIVVLPAFGVISHVVATFSKKPIFGYLPMVYALVAIGGLGFVVWAHHMYTVGMTLTQQAYFMVATMVIAVPTGIKIFSWIATMWQGSISFKTPMLFAIGFIFLFTFGGVTGIVLSQAGVDRAYHDTYYVVAHFHYVMSLGAVFGIFAAVYYWIGKMSGRQYPEWAGKLHFWLFFIGANITFFPQHFLGRQGMPRRYIDYPEAFAYWNWISSWGAFLSFASFLLFIGIVFYTLRFGRKVEEKAYWGEHADTLEWTLPNPPPEHTFEELPTREMWDKQPHH, encoded by the coding sequence ATGGCAGACGCCGCCATTTCCGGACATGATCACGAGCGGCCGGGGTTCTTCACCCGGTGGTTCATGTCCACCAATCACAAGGATATCGGCATCCTTTATCTCTTCACCGCAGGTTTGGTGGGGCTGATCTCGGTCGCCTTCACCGTCTATATGCGGTTGGAACTGATGGAGCCGGGTGTGCAATATATGTGCACCGAAGGCGCGCGTTTCCTAAGCGCCGCCGCAGAGGCGGAATGTACGCCAGACGGCCATTTGTGGAACGTGATGATCACGGGCCACGGCGTCTTGATGATGTTCTTTGTGGTGATTCCAGCGCTGTTTGGCGGGTTTGGCAACTATTTCATGCCGCTGATGATCGGCGCGCCGGATATGGCGTTCCCGCGTTTGAACAACCTGAGCTACTGGATGTATGTGGCCGGTACCGCGCTTGCGTTCTGTGCCGTGTTTGTTGACGGTGGCGCAGGTCCGGGCTGGACCTTCTACCCGCCGCTTTCTTGGCAAGATGCCGCGACGAGCCGCGCCGTCGATTTCGCGATTTTCGCGATCCACGTCTCAGGCGCAAGCTCGATCCTGGGGGCGATCAACTTCATCACCACGTTCCTGAACATGCGCGCGCCTGGCATGACGCTGCACAAGGTGCCGCTGTTTGCCTGGTCGATCTTTGTCACTGCATGGCTGCTGCTCTTGGCGCTGCCGGTTCTGGCGGGCGCGATCACCATGCTGCTGACCGATCGGAATTTCGGCACCACCTTCTTCGATGTGGCTGGTGGCGGTGACCCGGTTTTGTTCCAGCACATCTTCTGGTTCTTCGGCCACCCTGAGGTCTACATCGTTGTTCTGCCCGCCTTTGGTGTGATCTCACATGTGGTGGCGACCTTCTCGAAAAAGCCGATCTTTGGCTATTTGCCGATGGTCTATGCGCTTGTGGCAATCGGGGGCTTGGGCTTCGTGGTCTGGGCGCACCATATGTACACCGTCGGCATGACGCTGACGCAGCAGGCCTATTTCATGGTCGCCACGATGGTGATCGCGGTGCCCACGGGGATCAAGATCTTCTCCTGGATTGCCACCATGTGGCAGGGCTCGATCAGCTTCAAAACCCCGATGCTCTTCGCCATTGGCTTCATCTTCTTGTTCACCTTTGGCGGCGTGACCGGCATCGTGCTCAGCCAGGCAGGCGTGGACCGGGCGTATCACGACACCTACTATGTGGTGGCCCATTTCCACTATGTGATGAGCTTGGGTGCGGTCTTCGGCATCTTCGCGGCGGTCTATTACTGGATCGGCAAGATGAGCGGTCGGCAATATCCGGAATGGGCTGGTAAGCTGCATTTCTGGCTCTTCTTCATCGGCGCGAACATCACCTTCTTCCCGCAGCATTTCCTGGGCCGTCAGGGTATGCCGCGCCGCTATATCGACTACCCGGAAGCCTTCGCTTACTGGAACTGGATCTCGTCCTGGGGCGCGTTCCTATCCTTTGCCTCCTTCCTGCTCTTCATCGGCATCGTGTTCTACACGCTGCGCTTTGGTCGCAAGGTCGAAGAGAAGGCCTATTGGGGCGAACATGCGGATACGCTGGAATGGACCCTGCCGAACCCACCGCCGGAGCACACCTTCGAGGAGCTGCCGACGCGGGAGATGTGGGACAAGCAACCGCATCATTAA
- a CDS encoding exopolysaccharide biosynthesis protein produces MTSTENSIGTLPPNPTGLTEIVDDVLALCETERVSIGDMLSAFGGAGFLPALLIPAVIVVSPLSGIPILPTICGTMIFLVAMQMLAQRRHLWLPRWLCRRSIATSRLKSGMARLRGTALWLDGHSGRRLTLLTQQPFLSVLHLAAALCGLAMPFLELVPFSSSLLATAICLMGLAITTRDGLWALVALLPIAGAMAILLAIWG; encoded by the coding sequence ATGACTTCGACCGAAAATTCAATTGGCACATTGCCGCCCAACCCGACCGGGCTAACCGAGATCGTCGACGATGTTCTGGCGCTCTGTGAAACAGAACGGGTCAGCATCGGCGATATGTTGTCCGCGTTTGGCGGCGCCGGATTTCTCCCGGCTCTGTTGATCCCGGCGGTGATCGTGGTTTCTCCGTTGAGTGGGATACCGATACTGCCAACCATCTGCGGCACAATGATTTTTCTGGTTGCAATGCAAATGCTGGCACAGCGGCGGCATCTCTGGCTGCCGCGTTGGTTGTGTCGCCGGAGTATCGCCACATCGCGGCTCAAATCGGGCATGGCACGACTGCGTGGCACGGCCCTCTGGCTCGATGGGCATAGCGGGCGGCGGCTCACGCTGCTCACGCAGCAACCGTTTCTCAGCGTGCTTCATCTGGCCGCCGCGCTCTGCGGCCTTGCGATGCCGTTTCTGGAATTGGTGCCATTTTCGTCCTCCCTTTTGGCGACGGCTATCTGCCTGATGGGGTTGGCGATCACGACCCGTGACGGGCTTTGGGCCTTGGTCGCGCTTCTACCAATTGCTGGAGCCATGGCGATCTTACTGGCAATTTGGGGGTGA
- the lipB gene encoding lipoyl(octanoyl) transferase LipB gives MVEWLTSHGLVPYETALAEMEARVARIAGGDADEAIWLLEHPPLYTAGTSAKPADLLTPDRFPVYETRRGGQYTYHGPGQRVAYVMLDLNARSRDVRRFVHQIEDWVIATLAEFNVKGERRAGRVGVWVTRPEKPPMPDGSSREDKIAAVGLRIRKWVSFHGISINVEPDLGHFEGIVPCGIAEHGVTSLVDLGLPVTLEDVDDALKRAFPPIFGK, from the coding sequence ATGGTGGAATGGCTGACCTCCCACGGGCTTGTGCCCTACGAGACCGCGCTGGCCGAGATGGAGGCGCGCGTCGCGCGGATCGCAGGGGGTGATGCGGATGAGGCGATTTGGCTGCTGGAACATCCGCCGCTCTACACTGCAGGAACATCGGCCAAACCCGCCGACCTCCTCACGCCCGACCGGTTTCCGGTCTACGAGACCCGCCGCGGCGGGCAGTATACCTATCACGGGCCAGGCCAAAGGGTCGCCTATGTCATGCTCGACCTCAACGCGCGCAGTCGAGATGTCCGCAGATTCGTGCATCAGATAGAGGATTGGGTGATCGCGACACTGGCGGAATTCAACGTCAAAGGCGAACGCCGCGCGGGCCGGGTTGGCGTTTGGGTAACCCGACCGGAAAAGCCACCAATGCCCGATGGCAGCTCGCGCGAGGATAAAATCGCCGCCGTTGGGTTGCGGATCCGCAAATGGGTCAGTTTCCACGGTATCTCAATAAACGTAGAGCCGGATCTTGGTCATTTTGAGGGGATCGTGCCGTGTGGCATTGCCGAACACGGGGTGACGAGCCTGGTGGATTTGGGGCTGCCAGTGACACTAGAAGACGTGGACGACGCGCTAAAGCGCGCATTTCCGCCGATCTTCGGCAAGTGA
- a CDS encoding LytTR family DNA-binding domain-containing protein: MSVFVVALNYAVFSFLPDRGDLPRFVATVVAISMIITLVLDVADRQTRSVPSDDEAPPAPLLDRLPLEKRGPLVALSVEDHYVRVRTTKGEEMVLMRLTDAIREVGATAGLQVHRSHWVALDAVRSARREGDRAILTMSHGGDIPVSRSRLADAKSARLLPR; the protein is encoded by the coding sequence GTGAGCGTCTTCGTTGTGGCGCTCAATTACGCCGTCTTTTCCTTTCTGCCGGATCGGGGCGACCTTCCGCGTTTTGTGGCGACGGTCGTGGCGATCTCCATGATCATCACACTTGTTTTAGATGTCGCCGACCGTCAAACACGGTCTGTTCCATCCGATGACGAGGCTCCGCCCGCGCCACTCCTTGATCGGCTGCCACTTGAGAAGCGGGGCCCTCTGGTGGCGCTTTCGGTCGAGGATCATTATGTCCGGGTGAGAACGACGAAAGGGGAAGAGATGGTGTTGATGCGGCTAACGGATGCGATCCGTGAGGTGGGCGCGACGGCGGGCCTGCAAGTCCATCGATCTCATTGGGTCGCGCTCGATGCCGTTCGATCTGCACGGCGGGAGGGGGATCGGGCGATCCTCACGATGAGCCATGGCGGCGACATCCCCGTAAGCCGATCTCGCCTCGCCGATGCCAAATCGGCCAGACTTTTGCCGCGCTAA
- a CDS encoding DUF2306 domain-containing protein gives MTLEPILSAPAAVQLHMMAAVVSIALGPFAIYRRRRDRLHRMIGYAWIISMVLLAGSGLAIPAVVLPLLEPFGPIHILSIAVLYWLWEGYRHIRAGRVTAHEASMRALFWNSLGIAGAFTFLPGRRLNTAFFADAPERGYAVIAVLLCLVLARMIRQNRLRGAA, from the coding sequence ATGACATTAGAGCCTATCCTATCGGCCCCCGCCGCCGTGCAACTTCATATGATGGCTGCAGTTGTGTCGATCGCCCTCGGGCCGTTTGCGATCTATCGTCGGCGGCGGGACCGACTGCACAGGATGATTGGTTATGCCTGGATCATCTCGATGGTCCTGCTTGCAGGCTCCGGTCTCGCGATCCCTGCTGTTGTTCTTCCGCTTTTGGAGCCCTTTGGTCCAATACATATTTTGTCAATCGCCGTGCTCTATTGGCTTTGGGAGGGATATCGCCACATCCGCGCCGGTCGGGTGACCGCCCATGAGGCATCCATGCGAGCCCTGTTCTGGAACAGTTTGGGGATTGCCGGTGCGTTCACCTTTCTGCCCGGGCGGAGACTCAATACGGCTTTCTTCGCGGACGCGCCGGAGCGGGGCTATGCCGTGATTGCGGTCTTGCTGTGCTTGGTGCTGGCCCGGATGATCCGTCAAAACCGCCTCAGGGGTGCTGCGTGA
- a CDS encoding DUF3883 domain-containing protein, with product MLSVGVLYSCQTFLKIVRDGTLNLDNFESSFRRIEVADGRAVLSLSQTCQWIRVTEQGRIGLTERGQTLVSYRAEAVCLREQILDVLSSSPPPWARRLTLGRFEALKVMPDDAQQCFRECELTDGFDDDTVTWWDQASETVRSERSKVNHQVGRNAERLSLKYEKDRTGKDPLWQAVQTNVAGYDVLSVVDATNADRLKIEVKGSRMGRREAAFFLTRNEWRTATKSNAYQFHLWLIHEMPVLFVVPSTELAAHVPEDRMEGLWETARFSFKDFTDYQVATS from the coding sequence ATGCTATCCGTTGGTGTATTATACTCGTGTCAAACATTTCTGAAGATTGTCAGAGACGGCACGCTTAATTTAGATAACTTTGAAAGTAGTTTTCGCAGAATTGAAGTTGCTGATGGTAGAGCCGTTCTTTCCCTCTCCCAAACCTGCCAATGGATACGAGTCACTGAACAAGGACGCATCGGTTTAACTGAACGTGGGCAAACACTTGTCAGCTACAGAGCGGAAGCTGTTTGTCTGAGAGAACAAATCCTTGATGTGCTTTCATCTTCACCACCGCCGTGGGCTAGAAGATTAACTTTAGGGCGGTTTGAAGCCCTTAAAGTAATGCCGGACGACGCCCAACAATGTTTCAGGGAATGCGAGCTTACAGATGGTTTTGACGATGATACTGTTACTTGGTGGGATCAAGCATCAGAAACAGTTCGCTCAGAAAGATCCAAGGTAAACCATCAGGTTGGACGCAACGCTGAACGTTTGTCATTGAAGTATGAAAAGGATCGAACCGGCAAGGACCCACTATGGCAGGCGGTACAAACCAATGTTGCTGGGTATGATGTCCTATCTGTAGTAGATGCCACAAATGCAGACCGCTTGAAAATCGAAGTCAAAGGCAGCCGGATGGGAAGGCGGGAAGCGGCCTTTTTCCTTACAAGAAACGAGTGGCGAACAGCTACTAAATCAAACGCTTATCAATTTCATCTCTGGCTCATTCACGAGATGCCCGTGTTGTTTGTTGTGCCATCTACTGAACTCGCAGCGCACGTGCCAGAGGACAGAATGGAAGGACTATGGGAAACAGCGCGGTTCTCGTTCAAAGACTTTACTGATTACCAGGTTGCAACATCCTGA
- a CDS encoding DEAD/DEAH box helicase, translated as MDKSITVDYDSKQRFAKVEVFGPASAWRAVRRICQDSFADANITSKQSVSIPWWSFLGCLNEIEYQARRFDLPLRYTDAAAEHLAHSQQAIDQYDQARLGIAQSEKDVAENLRKTGFVRSLTHHQLRNVTRIISLPSAATFSVPGAGKTTEALAYFALKKAADDRLMVVCPKNAFAAWEEQLAICMPEEEQFVRLRGGKRNISIILKQNPSKVLVTYQQLPHVLSLLANYIETGTSFVFLDESHRIKRGFQGVIGNNILSISQLPRNKLIMSGTPMPNDVSDLVPQFRFLYPEILADEESVEQYIQPVYVRTTKSELGLESPIKTIKRIPLKPAQFELYQLLRSEAARQSKANLSRADIGTLRRAGKSALRLLQVAANPSLLARLDFQYDTLLSEVLSEGDSPKLEYACYRARELAFEGHKSIIWSSFVQNVELVSNRLVDIGADYIHGGVDAGSEDEEGTREQKIKRFHDDPDCWVLVANPAACGEGISLHTVCHHAIYLDRNYNAAQYLQSEDRIHRLGLPPEQDTFVEILQSPGTIDESVDRRLTLKIEHMARVLDDPSINVEPEVIDLDADGFDEKDLIDFYSHLSEQVA; from the coding sequence ATGGATAAGTCTATAACTGTAGACTACGATAGCAAACAGCGCTTTGCCAAAGTCGAAGTTTTCGGACCTGCCAGTGCTTGGCGTGCGGTTCGACGTATCTGTCAGGATTCATTCGCTGACGCGAACATTACTTCAAAGCAGTCTGTTAGCATTCCTTGGTGGTCATTCTTAGGCTGCCTGAACGAAATAGAGTATCAAGCACGACGGTTTGATCTGCCTCTACGATATACCGATGCCGCTGCAGAACATCTAGCCCATTCTCAACAAGCAATTGATCAATACGATCAAGCTAGGCTGGGCATTGCTCAATCCGAAAAAGATGTCGCAGAGAATCTCCGGAAAACTGGGTTTGTTAGAAGCCTGACACATCATCAACTGAGAAACGTTACCCGCATAATTTCTTTACCGTCAGCAGCCACATTTTCAGTGCCTGGTGCAGGAAAGACGACGGAAGCACTCGCTTACTTTGCCTTGAAGAAAGCTGCTGATGACAGACTGATGGTAGTATGTCCAAAGAATGCTTTTGCTGCTTGGGAAGAGCAGCTTGCTATATGCATGCCGGAAGAAGAACAATTTGTTCGCCTACGTGGTGGTAAGCGAAACATCTCTATCATTCTCAAACAAAATCCGAGTAAAGTACTCGTTACTTATCAGCAACTTCCCCATGTTCTTTCATTGCTTGCAAATTACATTGAAACGGGAACTAGCTTCGTTTTTCTCGATGAAAGCCATCGAATAAAGCGAGGTTTTCAGGGTGTCATCGGAAACAATATCCTTTCGATATCTCAACTGCCCAGAAATAAGTTGATCATGTCGGGGACGCCGATGCCTAATGATGTTTCAGACCTAGTTCCACAATTTCGCTTTCTCTATCCAGAAATCCTGGCAGATGAAGAATCCGTCGAGCAGTACATACAGCCCGTTTACGTTAGAACAACCAAATCTGAATTGGGCCTGGAAAGCCCAATAAAGACTATTAAGCGAATACCTTTGAAGCCTGCCCAATTTGAGCTGTATCAACTCTTGCGTTCTGAAGCCGCCAGACAGTCTAAGGCGAACCTCTCTAGAGCGGATATTGGAACGCTCCGCCGCGCGGGCAAAAGCGCTCTAAGGCTGCTACAAGTTGCAGCCAACCCTTCCTTGTTGGCGCGACTTGACTTTCAGTATGACACTCTGCTCTCGGAGGTCCTCAGCGAAGGTGACAGCCCAAAGCTAGAGTACGCATGCTACCGAGCTCGGGAGCTTGCTTTCGAGGGTCACAAATCGATTATTTGGTCTAGCTTCGTTCAAAACGTAGAATTGGTTTCTAATAGACTCGTAGATATCGGCGCTGACTACATCCATGGAGGCGTGGATGCCGGTAGCGAAGACGAAGAAGGAACGCGGGAGCAAAAGATCAAGCGGTTCCACGATGATCCGGACTGTTGGGTCCTTGTTGCAAATCCCGCCGCATGCGGAGAAGGCATCAGCTTACATACCGTATGCCACCACGCCATCTACCTCGATCGCAACTACAATGCAGCTCAGTATCTACAGTCCGAAGACCGCATACATCGACTTGGGCTGCCTCCAGAACAAGACACATTTGTCGAAATTCTACAGTCGCCCGGCACAATTGATGAATCAGTGGATAGACGGTTAACGCTAAAGATTGAACATATGGCGCGCGTTCTGGATGATCCTTCGATCAATGTGGAACCTGAGGTTATCGATCTGGACGCAGACGGTTTTGATGAGAAAGATCTTATTGATTTTTATTCACATTTATCTGAGCAGGTAGCTTAA